In Vigna unguiculata cultivar IT97K-499-35 chromosome 3, ASM411807v1, whole genome shotgun sequence, a single genomic region encodes these proteins:
- the LOC114174995 gene encoding nucleoside diphosphate kinase 2, chloroplastic isoform X2, producing MEVVCGRGVCVSSLPRSSTLTKSSVPQSRVSYQHLTPFPSQSHLFSYHPPPYAKTLRARTTTKPAIFLPHLVASLQQVDQTYIMVKPDGVQRGLEHYKDLKQKSFFPKLIDYITSGPVVSMAWEGVGVVASARKLIGATDPLQAEPGTIRGDLAVQTGRNVVHGSDSPENGKREIALWFKEGELCDWIPVQAPWLRE from the exons ATGGAAGTTGTGTGTGGAAGGGGGGTTTGCGTCTCATCTCTTCCGCGCTCATCAACGCTTACCAAAAGCTCCGTTCCTCAATCCCGAGTCAGTTACCAACACCTAACACCATTTCCTTCACAATCTCATCTATTCTCCTATCACCCTCCGCCCTATGCTAAAACCCTCCGCGCCAGAACCACCACCAAACCCGCTATTTTCCTTCCACACTTAGTTGCTTCTCTG CAACAAGTTGACCAGACTTACATAATGGTGAAGCCCGACGGCGTGCAACGTGGCCTC GAGCATTACAAGGACCTAAAGCAAAAGTCATTCTTCCCTAAGCTCATTGACTATATTACTTCTGGTCCTGTTGTTAGTATG GCTTGGGAGGGTGTTGGAGTAGTGGCATCCGCACGTAAGCTTATAGGGGCTACTGATCCTCTTCAAGCTGAACCAGGCACAATTAGAGGAGACCTTGCTGTTCAAACAGGAAG GAATGTTGTTCATGGCAGTGACAGTCCCGAAAATGGCAAGCGTGAAATAG CTCTATGGTTCAAGGAAGGCGAATTATGCGATTGGATCCCCGTTCAGGCACCATGGCTGAGAGAATAA
- the LOC114174995 gene encoding nucleoside diphosphate kinase 2, chloroplastic isoform X1 yields MEVVCGRGVCVSSLPRSSTLTKSSVPQSRVSYQHLTPFPSQSHLFSYHPPPYAKTLRARTTTKPAIFLPHLVASLQQVDQTYIMVKPDGVQRGLVGEIISRFEKKGFKLIGLKLFQCSKELAEEHYKDLKQKSFFPKLIDYITSGPVVSMAWEGVGVVASARKLIGATDPLQAEPGTIRGDLAVQTGRNVVHGSDSPENGKREIALWFKEGELCDWIPVQAPWLRE; encoded by the exons ATGGAAGTTGTGTGTGGAAGGGGGGTTTGCGTCTCATCTCTTCCGCGCTCATCAACGCTTACCAAAAGCTCCGTTCCTCAATCCCGAGTCAGTTACCAACACCTAACACCATTTCCTTCACAATCTCATCTATTCTCCTATCACCCTCCGCCCTATGCTAAAACCCTCCGCGCCAGAACCACCACCAAACCCGCTATTTTCCTTCCACACTTAGTTGCTTCTCTG CAACAAGTTGACCAGACTTACATAATGGTGAAGCCCGACGGCGTGCAACGTGGCCTC GTGGGAGAAATTATTTCTAGGTTTGAGAAGAAGGGGTTTAAGTTGATTGGCTTGAAGCTCTTCCAGTGCTCTAAAGAATTAGCTGAG GAGCATTACAAGGACCTAAAGCAAAAGTCATTCTTCCCTAAGCTCATTGACTATATTACTTCTGGTCCTGTTGTTAGTATG GCTTGGGAGGGTGTTGGAGTAGTGGCATCCGCACGTAAGCTTATAGGGGCTACTGATCCTCTTCAAGCTGAACCAGGCACAATTAGAGGAGACCTTGCTGTTCAAACAGGAAG GAATGTTGTTCATGGCAGTGACAGTCCCGAAAATGGCAAGCGTGAAATAG CTCTATGGTTCAAGGAAGGCGAATTATGCGATTGGATCCCCGTTCAGGCACCATGGCTGAGAGAATAA
- the LOC114176426 gene encoding uncharacterized protein LOC114176426, whose translation MLPPVPVPIAIDINAIKDKLSFQLRPWQRSFQFWVRAIDIYTGYKVFQVRVNFVKDVQKQEAMWERQHELAADKIFALCSDLGGFFLKIAQIIGKPDLAPAAWVKRLVTLCDRAPPTPFDVMKLVLENELGQGIDDVFERFDVEPLGSASIAQVHRARLKGDTSDVVVKVQHPGIQDLMMTDIHNLQAFALYMQKTDIKFDLYSVTKEMEKQIGYEFDFMREADAMARIRKFLYENNKKTPVLVPRVIRDMVTRRVLVMEYIDGVPIMNLGDEIAKRGINPRGKVAAAAKQRILQSLTLAYGQMILKSGFFHADPHPGNILICKGSEVALLDYGQVKDLPEQLRLGYANLVLAIANRDPLRAAESYRELGIETLSSCENGLQELFKLAETMFDTKLPPGVVMLQPFSDESSIKKVAVQSFPEELFSVLRTVHLLRGLSVGLGINYSCAEQWKPFAEEALSQAGRLKDKNVKSRGR comes from the exons ATGTTACCTCCCGTTCCTGTTCCTATTGCTATTGATATCAACGCTATAAAAGATAAGCTCTCCTTTCAGTTGCGACCTTGGCAACGTTCTTTCCAATTCTGGGTTCGAGCCATTGACATTTACACCGGATACAag GTGTTTCAAGTGAGAGTCAATTTCGTCAAAGATGTGCAGAAGCAGGAAGCAATGTGGGAACGACAGCACGAGCTTGCTGCCGATAAGATTTTCGCCTTGTGCTCTGACCTCGGCGGTTTCTTCCTCAAG ATTGCCCAAATTATAGGGAAGCCTGATTTGGCTCCGGCTGCATGGGTGAAAAGACTTGTTACGCTGTGTGATAGGGCTCCTCCCACCCCTTTTGATGTGATGAAACTAGTTTTGGAGAACGAGCTGGGACAGGGTATTGACGATGTGTTCGAGAGGTTCGATGTTGAACCCCTAGGTTCTGCTTCAATTGCTCAG GTTCATAGAGCAAGACTGAAAGGTGATACAAGTGATGTTGTTGTCAAG gTTCAACATCCAGGAATTCAGGATCTGATGATGACAGATATCCATAACTTGCAAGCTTTTGCACTGTACATGCAAAAGACTGATATCAAATTTGATCTATATTCAGTGACTAAGGAAATGGAAAAACAG ATTGGatatgaatttgatttcatgAGGGAGGCTGATGCAATGGCAAGGATAAGAAAGTTCTTGTATGAGAATAACAAAAAGACTCCTGTTTTGGTGCCACGAGTAATACGAGATATGGTTACCAG GAGGGTCCTTGTCATGGAATATATTGATGGGGTTCCAATAATGAACCTTGGTGATGAAATAGCAAAGAGAGGCATAAATCCTCGTGGTAAGGTTGCGGCAGCAGCAAAGCA GAGAATTCTTCAAAGCTTGACTCTAGCATATGGtcaaatgattttaaaaagtGGATTCTTCCATGCAGATCCTCATCCAGGGAACATCCTGATTTGTAAAGGATCAGAG GTTGCCTTGCTAGACTACGGACAGGTGAAGGATCTCCCAGAACAGTTGAGGCTTGGTTATGCTAATCTAGTTCTTGCTATTGCCAATCGTGACCCATTAAGAGCTGCAGAAAGCTATAG GGAACTTGGTATAGAAACCTTGAGCAGTTGTGAAAATGGGCTACAAGAATTGTTTAAACTAGCAGAGACAATGTTTGATACAAAATTGCCTCCTGGGGTTGTAATGCTGCAACCTTTCTCAGACGAATCTTCAATTAAAAAAGTTGCTGTTCAG TCCTTTCCAGAAGAACTTTTTTCTGTACTTCGGACAGTGCATCTACTGAGGGGACTTAGCGTTGGACTTGGAATCAATTATTCTTGTGCAGAACAGTGGAAGCCCTTTGCAGAAGAAGCTTTGTCCCAAGCTGGCAGATTAAAAG ATAAGAATGTTAAGAGCAGAGGcaggtaa
- the LOC114179445 gene encoding 26S proteasome non-ATPase regulatory subunit 6 homolog, with amino-acid sequence MEGEEGSQQPQLILADKLFLLRQPDVQDIDKVRYKEDVFTHVKENDMVPLYETLVADSVLDMDRALLDSMRAKTEDELNKIDEKIADAEENLGESEVREAHLAKSLFFIRIGDKEKALEHLKITETKTVAVGQKMDLVFYTLQLGFFDMDFDLISKSIDKAKNLFEEGGDWERKNRLKVYEGLYCMSTRNFKKAAKLFLDSISTFTTYELFPYDTFIFYTVLTSIISLDRVSLKQKVVDAPEILTVIGKIPYLSEFLNSLYDCQYKSFFSAFAGLTEQIKLDRYLHPHFRYYMREVRTVVYSQFLESYKSVTIEAMAKAFGVTVDFIDLELSRFIAAGKLHCKIDKVAGVLETNRPDAKNALYQATIKQGDFLLNRIQKLSRVIDL; translated from the exons ATGGAAGGCGAAGAGGGTTCTCAGCAGCCACAGTTGATACTCGCCGACAAGCTCTTCCTTCTCCGGCAACCCGATGTGCAGGACATTGACAAGGTTCGCTACAAAGAGGATGTTTTCACTCACGTCAAGGAAAACG ATATGGTCCCTTTGTACGAAACCCTAGTCGCCGATTCCGTGTTGGACATGGATCGTGCCCTTTTGGATTCCATGCGAGCTAAAACTGAGGACGAGCTTAACAAGATCGACGAAAA GATTGCCGATGCCGAGGAAAACTTAGGTGAGAGTGAAGTTCGGGAGGCTCACTTGGCAAAATCCCTGTTTTTCATCCGAATTGGGGATAAg GAGAAAGCCTTGGAGCATCTCAAGATAACAGAAACCAAGACAGTCGCAGTTGGCCAGAAGATGGACCTGGTGTTTTATACTTTGCAGCTTGGTTTCTTTGACATGGATTTTGATCTCATTTCCAAAAGCATTGACAAAGCCAAAAA TTTGTTTGAAGAAGGTGGTGATTGGGAAAGGAAGAATAGGCTGAAAGTGTATGAAGGTCTGTACTGCATGTCCACTCGAAATTTCAAGAAGGCTGCCAAGTTGTTTTTGGATTCTATTTCAACCTTTACAACCTATGAACTCTTTCCTTATGACACCTTCATATTTTATACGGTTTTGACCAGCATTATATCGTTGGATAGAGTTTCCTTAAAGCAAAAG GTGGTAGATGCTCCAGAGATCTTGACGGTGATCGGCAAAATCCCATATCTTTCAGAGTTTTTGAACTCCTTGTATGATTGTCAATACAAGTCTTTCTTCTCAGCATTTG CTGGTCTGACGGAGCAGATTAAGTTGGACCGCTATCTGCATCCCCATTTCCGATATTACATGAGGGAGGTCAGAACTGTTGTGTACTCCCAATTTTTGGAATCTTACAAAAGTGTGACAATTGAAGCCATGGCCAAAGCTTTTGGAGTGACAGTGGATTTCATTGATCT GGAGCTATCCCGTTTTATTGCAGCAGGGAAACTTCATTGTAAGATTGATAAGGTTGCTGGTGTTCTTGAAACTAATCGCCCTGATGCCAAGAATGCCCTTTACCAAGCAACCATTAAGCAAGGGGACTTCCTATTGAACCGGATTCAGAAGTTGTCACGTGTTATAGATCTTTAG
- the LOC114174996 gene encoding uncharacterized protein LOC114174996: MFGRIRASTSSLETLEGSPSKILKDDTFSIYEATLMKLKNGARVDTSEVIDDSSVSSPCAKEASQPDLNPESTSCSEKTMMETESDNSSPRVCDIVSSGDSEQRRHVNLTILDFYRVVDTGHACVSSCAKTTTSTENGSSESISSTSAEYNWKSEVVGVQIFQDCEMSD; this comes from the exons ATGTTCGGCAGAATCAGGGCATCGACTTCGTCACTGGAAACCTTAGAGGGTTCTCCTTCCAAGATTCTCAAAGATGATACCTTCTCCATCTACG AGGCTACTCTTATGAAGCTAAAGAATGGTGCGCGAGTCGATACAAGTGAGGTTATAGACGATTCTTCGGTTAGTTCACCTTGTGCTAAAGAAGCAAGTCAGCCAGATTTGAATCCAGAGAGCACTTCATGTTCCGAGAAAACGATGATGGAGACAGAGTCTGATAATTCTTCTCCCAGGGTTTGTGATATTGTTTCTAGTGGGGACTCGGAACAACGAAGACATGTTAATCTTACCATTCTAGATTTTTATAGAGTTGTGGATACCGGACATGCATGTGTTTCATCTTGTGCAAAGACAACAACCTCAACGGAGAATGGAAGTTCTGAATCTATCTCGTCAACTTCTGCtgaatataattggaaaagTGAAGTGGTCGGTGTGCAAATTTTCCAAGATTGTGAAATGTCGGATTAG
- the LOC114179586 gene encoding E3 ubiquitin-protein ligase AIRP2-like isoform X2 → MPMCFTNCRAASIPRVSNGGDYLQMKLVYSELVQIFLFLFQWMDYPCSCLPSTHYNLFRVVVYKVHTNGKSDMYSSGRKATIREFYSVILPSLQRLHGDLVEAKIAEENDHNYTENDQNSDLELEREHECGICLECTTKMVLPNCCHAMCINCYNDWNTRSESCPFCRRSLKRVNSGDLWVLTCRRDVIDMQTINREDVLRLYLFVNNLPHCTPDALFLMYYEYLI, encoded by the exons ATGCCAATGTGCT TTACTAATTGCAGGGCAGCTTCCATTCCAAGGGTTAGTAATGGCGGGGATTACCTGCAAATGAAGTTAGTATACAGTGAACTGGTACagatttttctgtttttgtttcaaTGGATGGATTATCCATGCTCCTGTCTACCTTCTACTCATTATAATCTTTTCCGTGTAGTTGTGTATAAG GTGCACACTAATGGAAAGTCAGATATGTATTCAAGTGGAAGGAAAGCAACCATAAGGGAGTTCTACA GTGTTATATTACCTTCACTCCAACGACTTCATGGTGATTTGGTAGAAGCTAAGATTGCTGAAGAAAATGATCACAACTACACGGAAAATGATCAGAACTCAGATTTGGAGTTGGAGAGAGAGCATGAGTGTGGCATTTGCTTAGAATGTACCACGAAAATGGTTTTGCCTAATTGCTGCCATGCAATGTGTATAAATTGTTACAATGACTG GAACACAAGGTCAGAATCGTGTCCATTTTGCCGGAGAAGCTTAAAGAGAGTGAATTCTGGGGATTTGTGGGTTCTAACATGTCGTAGAGATGTGATTGATATGCAAACTATAAACAGAGAAGATGTGTTGCGTCTTTATCTCTTTGTGAATAATCTTCCCCATTGTACTCCTGATGCTCTTTTCCTTATGTACTATGAGTACTTAATTTAG
- the LOC114177026 gene encoding 30S ribosomal protein S21, chloroplastic-like, with amino-acid sequence MAVSTMFHTFALPFHLPKTFSCASPMATTASPSPRAIGCDCGVSIKGILYPALSHSNTLYFKSAYNVQIVVGDDEPEDRIVYRFKKEVLKAGVLQECRRRRFFENKHDKIKRKARQASRRNRKRKPLSRALAQNKHDSEKKKNADHDDDTGIDNWELPEVDIPYT; translated from the exons ATGGCTGTCTCTACAATGTTCCACACTTTTGCACTACCCTTTCACCTTCCCAAAACCTTCTCATGCGCTTCGCCAATGGCTACAACAGCATCACCATCTCCGCGTGCAATTGGGTGCGATTGCGGCGTTTCAATCAAGGGCATATTATACCCTGCACTCTCTCATTCCAACACGCTTTACTTCAAATCAGCGTACAACGTGCAGATCGTAGTGGGCGATGACGAGCCCGAAGATAGAATCGTTTATCGCTTCAAGAAGGAGGTTCTCAAGGCTGGGGTGCTTCAGGAGTGTAGACGTAGAAGGTTCTTCGAGAACAAACACGACAAGATCAAAAGGAAAGCTCGCCAAGCTTCTAGAAGGAACCGAAAGAG GAAGCCACTGTCGAGAGCTTTGGCACAAAATAAACACGattctgaaaagaaaaagaatgctGATCACGATGATGATACTGGTATTGATAATTGGGAACTACCTGAGGTAGATATTCCATACACTTGA
- the LOC114179586 gene encoding E3 ubiquitin-protein ligase AIRP2-like isoform X1: MQYYQILHSAPSFMDFLKELETDIQHANVLAASIPRVSNGGDYLQMKLVYSELVQIFLFLFQWMDYPCSCLPSTHYNLFRVVVYKVHTNGKSDMYSSGRKATIREFYSVILPSLQRLHGDLVEAKIAEENDHNYTENDQNSDLELEREHECGICLECTTKMVLPNCCHAMCINCYNDWNTRSESCPFCRRSLKRVNSGDLWVLTCRRDVIDMQTINREDVLRLYLFVNNLPHCTPDALFLMYYEYLI; the protein is encoded by the exons ATGCAGTATTACCAAATACTTCATTCAGCACCCTCTTTCATGGATTTTCTCAAGGAACTTGAGACTGATATTCAACATGCCAATGTGCT GGCAGCTTCCATTCCAAGGGTTAGTAATGGCGGGGATTACCTGCAAATGAAGTTAGTATACAGTGAACTGGTACagatttttctgtttttgtttcaaTGGATGGATTATCCATGCTCCTGTCTACCTTCTACTCATTATAATCTTTTCCGTGTAGTTGTGTATAAG GTGCACACTAATGGAAAGTCAGATATGTATTCAAGTGGAAGGAAAGCAACCATAAGGGAGTTCTACA GTGTTATATTACCTTCACTCCAACGACTTCATGGTGATTTGGTAGAAGCTAAGATTGCTGAAGAAAATGATCACAACTACACGGAAAATGATCAGAACTCAGATTTGGAGTTGGAGAGAGAGCATGAGTGTGGCATTTGCTTAGAATGTACCACGAAAATGGTTTTGCCTAATTGCTGCCATGCAATGTGTATAAATTGTTACAATGACTG GAACACAAGGTCAGAATCGTGTCCATTTTGCCGGAGAAGCTTAAAGAGAGTGAATTCTGGGGATTTGTGGGTTCTAACATGTCGTAGAGATGTGATTGATATGCAAACTATAAACAGAGAAGATGTGTTGCGTCTTTATCTCTTTGTGAATAATCTTCCCCATTGTACTCCTGATGCTCTTTTCCTTATGTACTATGAGTACTTAATTTAG